Below is a window of Thermodesulfobacteriota bacterium DNA.
GTTTTACCCTCGATGATTTTCACCGCTGGCCTTTTAGGTGGAGGTTCGTATCCTAAAATTACAGTCCTTGGGGAAGCAGAAATAAGGGATGTGGGCTCTATCGATGGAATCTGGGCCCTCATAGCCTTCATGACACCCGTTATGGCGGGCACTCTCGGCTCGTTTATCCCTTTCCTTAAAGAGAAGACTGCGGGTAACTCAACCTTATAGCTTAAAAGCTCACCATCGATCTCCGAATCAACAGTCACGGTCTTTTCGTCTTCGAATTCCATTTTCACAACCGAACCGACGTAAGGGACATCTAAACTTTCCGCAACTAGAACTCCCATTATCCCATTTTCGTCATCCATTGCCCTCTCTCCACAGAGAATCATGTCGAACCCCTCATTTTTCGCGAAGGTAGCAAGTATCTTTGCCGTATAACCTGGGTCTCCGATTCCGTATGTTTGCGCCTCTATGAGTATCCCTCTATCACCACCCATAGCTATGGCGGTTCTAAGCACTTCTTGAGCCTTTTTTGGCCCGTAACTTACGGCAACTATCTCGCAACTCTGCCATTTTTCCTTTATTCTTATGGCCTCTTCGATGGCAAACTCATCAAAGAAATTAAGACTGAATCGTTCTTCATAGTCTATTGATTTGCCATCATCCTTTATACTGAGCTTCGCTTCCGAGTCTAGGATCTGTTTAACAAAAACGAGCACCTTCAATTTTCTCCTCCGGTTATAGCTTCCCGATTATACTCCTTCCTATAAAATCCTTCAACACCTCGTGTGTACCCCCGCCGTATAGCAAAAATCTCGCATCCCTAAAGTACCTTTGCGGATTATATTCCCGCGCAAACGCGTTTGCCCCAAAAATCCGTGTCACTTCGTCGACAACCTTTAGACAAACCTCGGTCGCGAACATTTTTGCCTCAGCCGCAATTATCCTCGCATCCATCTTATTCTCCAATAACCATGCTCCGTAATAGACTAGAAGCCTTGCCGCATTCATAAGGGCGTCCATTTCGGCAAATTTTTCTCTTATGAGCTGATAGTTACCTATGGGCTGACCGAAGGCAACCCTCTTTCTTGCGTATTCGAGCCCTTCCTCATAGGCGGCACGTGCCAAGCCTAGTGCCATCGCACCTGTCATAAGCCTTACCTCTTCAAGTATCTCCCCTATGTATTGCATACCCTTTCCAAGTTCCTCACCTAAAAAATTCTCGTCTGGCACCCATACATCATCGAAGATCAGTTCACCGGTTACTGTTCCTCGACAACCGAGTTTATCTATTATCTGGCCTGCAGAAAAACCGGGCATCCCTTTTTCAACTAGAAAGAAGTTGAGCCCTTTCACACCAAGAGACGGGTCGACAGTTGCCAAAACCGTGCAGAAATCGCAGATCGGCCCGTTGGTTATCCACATCTTCGTTCCCTTGATTCTCCAGCCATTTCCATCCTTTATAGCCCTTGTTCTCGTTGCGGCAAGATCGGACCCGGAATGGTCCTCAGTGAAACATATGGTGGCTATCTTTTCACCCCTCATTGCCGGATAGAGGCATCTCTGCTTTACGGCCTCACTCCCGAACCTATAAATAAAGTAGGTTCCCATAAGAATGTTCATTATGACACTCTGGGCAAATCCCACAGATCCTCTCGTTATCTCTTCGTAAAATATCATGCACATGATTTTATCCGCGTTCATCCCCCCTATTTCTTCTGGATAACGAAGTCCAAGGTATCCTAGCTTCGCAAACTCTCTCCAAAGATCCCAAGGAAACTCATCTTTTTCGTCTATCTCCTTTGCCTTTGGAACTATCATTCTATCTACTGTTTCTTTTATCGTTTTTCTAAAAAATTCCTGCGCTTCTGTGAGCCTGAAGTCCATATTTTCACACCCCTTTTTTTGACTTTGTATACAATATTTTAAGGGGTTCTATTTGTCAAGAAAAAGATCTCCTGCTTTTTAAGCTTCGAGAAAGGGGTATATCTTTTTTGCTCTTGTT
It encodes the following:
- a CDS encoding acyl-CoA dehydrogenase family protein; amino-acid sequence: MDFRLTEAQEFFRKTIKETVDRMIVPKAKEIDEKDEFPWDLWREFAKLGYLGLRYPEEIGGMNADKIMCMIFYEEITRGSVGFAQSVIMNILMGTYFIYRFGSEAVKQRCLYPAMRGEKIATICFTEDHSGSDLAATRTRAIKDGNGWRIKGTKMWITNGPICDFCTVLATVDPSLGVKGLNFFLVEKGMPGFSAGQIIDKLGCRGTVTGELIFDDVWVPDENFLGEELGKGMQYIGEILEEVRLMTGAMALGLARAAYEEGLEYARKRVAFGQPIGNYQLIREKFAEMDALMNAARLLVYYGAWLLENKMDARIIAAEAKMFATEVCLKVVDEVTRIFGANAFAREYNPQRYFRDARFLLYGGGTHEVLKDFIGRSIIGKL
- a CDS encoding electron transfer flavoprotein subunit beta/FixA family protein is translated as MLVFVKQILDSEAKLSIKDDGKSIDYEERFSLNFFDEFAIEEAIRIKEKWQSCEIVAVSYGPKKAQEVLRTAIAMGGDRGILIEAQTYGIGDPGYTAKILATFAKNEGFDMILCGERAMDDENGIMGVLVAESLDVPYVGSVVKMEFEDEKTVTVDSEIDGELLSYKVELPAVFSLRKGINEPRVPAITGVMKAMRAQIPSIEPTSLISASPRTVILGYEPPPKRPAVKIIEGKTPKEKVTKLVALLKEEAKAL